One Leptospira stimsonii DNA segment encodes these proteins:
- the hpf gene encoding ribosome hibernation-promoting factor, HPF/YfiA family: MKINYNWKNVDHSKAAEEYADSKLDRVSKYLHSVQSFEISFEMIHGEVSANLNLHGDGNKFNAQNSNKDIYACIDGLEDKIVKQVSKHHDKKATH, encoded by the coding sequence ATGAAAATAAATTATAATTGGAAGAATGTAGATCATTCGAAAGCCGCCGAAGAATATGCAGATAGTAAACTGGATCGTGTTTCAAAATATCTCCATTCCGTTCAATCGTTCGAGATCTCTTTCGAAATGATTCATGGAGAGGTGAGTGCGAATCTCAATCTGCACGGAGACGGAAATAAATTCAACGCACAAAATTCTAACAAAGATATCTACGCTTGCATCGACGGTTTGGAAGATAAGATCGTAAAACAAGTCAGCAAACACCACGATAAGAAAGCCACTCACTGA
- a CDS encoding LIMLP_12425 family protein, with product MKSLQSKFKVPLFLRKEDGDLLKIENSLVKTMSELRKKELSSILLSEEFSLRLKNQLQQIQPEPERGWERIRENVLSNRGLQLSFSAALALAIVFVSYNRFQTSTSPIRTERSGTVFGQNESGNFKDIPSSGSFQAELDAVLLKQIPANAEAKKTLDSLQRYFSEKGDLRTAEELGKILEMTQGK from the coding sequence ATGAAAAGTTTACAATCAAAATTCAAGGTTCCGCTCTTTCTGAGAAAAGAGGACGGGGATCTTCTCAAGATAGAAAATTCTCTCGTAAAGACGATGTCCGAACTCCGAAAGAAAGAACTCAGCTCGATTTTGCTGAGTGAAGAATTCTCCCTCCGATTGAAAAACCAACTCCAACAAATACAGCCCGAACCCGAAAGAGGATGGGAAAGAATCCGAGAAAACGTTCTTTCCAACCGTGGTTTACAACTTTCTTTCTCTGCCGCTTTGGCATTGGCCATCGTATTCGTCTCGTACAATCGCTTTCAGACATCCACGTCACCGATACGAACGGAAAGATCCGGAACCGTATTCGGCCAAAATGAATCCGGTAATTTTAAGGATATTCCTTCTTCCGGATCTTTTCAGGCGGAACTCGACGCGGTTCTATTGAAACAAATTCCGGCGAACGCAGAAGCCAAAAAAACCTTGGATTCGCTCCAGAGATATTTTTCCGAAAAGGGAGATCTGAGAACCGCTGAAGAATTAGGTAAAATTTTAGAGATGACGCAGGGAAAGTAA
- a CDS encoding tetratricopeptide repeat protein, translating into MSFSRKLEEANQYLSDGDFEKAKKNFDSLLNEDPEHPEVIAGFFIASYWDNRLDRIHNAKEGRERSHLLVQYFSEFQNSFELKKFTGTSSFRCISESVLSEAVDQLKISVQREGLHFQDPSALLGLIRELIRFRDYRNALEILNYASSVERNSPEFLYLRAESLFQTGEERRALILFREAFLKDPTAAPLSVIKSEPILNWIETLKSSYQEESDLKEVLPVVLAERGIFEETRNYSEKELLEYYKNLIRLKDTLNSRKDLYDFKIRCRILQHACLILDVCRGMQYSEIFQESKRILDSVDPGFFQRRQDGIRK; encoded by the coding sequence ATGTCCTTTTCCCGAAAATTAGAAGAAGCGAATCAATATCTTTCCGATGGAGATTTTGAAAAGGCAAAGAAGAATTTTGATTCTCTCTTAAACGAAGATCCCGAGCACCCGGAGGTGATCGCCGGATTCTTCATTGCATCGTATTGGGACAATCGACTGGATCGAATTCACAACGCAAAAGAAGGAAGGGAAAGAAGTCATCTTCTTGTTCAATATTTTTCGGAGTTCCAGAACTCCTTCGAACTCAAAAAATTTACGGGAACGTCTTCGTTTCGTTGTATTTCGGAATCGGTTCTTTCCGAAGCAGTGGATCAACTGAAGATCTCGGTTCAAAGGGAAGGTTTGCATTTTCAAGACCCGTCCGCGCTTTTGGGACTCATCCGCGAACTGATCCGTTTTCGGGATTATAGAAACGCGCTCGAAATTTTGAACTACGCTTCTTCCGTGGAAAGGAATTCTCCCGAGTTTCTCTATCTTCGCGCAGAATCGCTTTTTCAAACCGGAGAAGAAAGAAGGGCTCTCATCTTGTTTCGGGAAGCGTTTCTCAAAGATCCTACCGCCGCCCCACTTTCGGTGATCAAGTCGGAACCGATTCTGAACTGGATAGAAACCCTAAAAAGTTCCTACCAAGAAGAATCGGATCTAAAAGAAGTGCTTCCGGTCGTCCTCGCAGAAAGAGGAATCTTTGAAGAGACCAGAAACTATTCCGAAAAGGAACTCTTAGAATATTATAAAAACTTAATCCGCCTAAAAGACACTCTGAATTCCAGAAAAGATCTCTACGATTTCAAAATCCGTTGTAGAATCCTCCAACACGCCTGTCTGATTTTGGACGTTTGCCGAGGTATGCAATACAGCGAAATTTTCCAAGAATCCAAGAGAATCTTGGATTCCGTCGATCCCGGTTTTTTTCAAAGAAGACAGGATGGAATTCGGAAATAA